The segment AGTTTGAGACTGGTGAGAGATTCTGGAGGTTGCTATTAATGTTAATAATATGAATGTTCATCTAGATTCCAGATGAGATGATCCAGTGCATAGTTTGTGAAGACTGGTTCCATGGAAGGGTAAGGAAACTGTAAATAGCAGAACTGCCATTTGCACAGGATGGAGTTGGTGGTGGCTAGGTTTGTATGGTAATTCTTACTTGGGAAGTGTGCTGTAGTTCTCAAAAGAGATTAATACAGGAGTTCGAAGGCATTTGTTTTCAGCTTATGTAAAGGAGCATTGAAAATCTACTCTTGCACTGCTGTCTGCTCCAGTTAAAACATACTGGGAAGAGTCCTACCTTTTTGAAGGCTACCACTGCAGAATAAAGTAATAACTTTATAACTGTCTCCTTAATTAGAAAACTCTAATCAGCATAGTTGGTGAGGAAAAGATTCTTACTGAGGCACATCATTATCAACGATCTGAATAgtttttccttcaaaagaaTGTCTTTTAAACTCTTAATTCCTTTAAGTAGCAAGGAACAGAGTGTGCTGTTCATTCTTGATTTCAAACTTTGGGGAAGTCTTTTGAAAGCAGCCAAGCACTGTAGTGGGTGCTCTACTTAATGGGTAAGCATTAAGGATTCAGCCTCTTGTGCCTTGAAGGGCACAAGTGAAATTCCATGCTTAAAGTTTCAAGatcaaagagtaaaaaaaaaacaaaacgaTTGGCTTCAGTGATGGGTTCTTGTAGATAAACTTCTTGTGTATTAAGTGTGTGAATGCAGAATGTTGTGCTGCATACTGTGAGCTttgcagaaatgcattttcaaaagaaagCCACTAAGTGCTTTTAATTGCCCAAAGAGTTATCATCAATTTATGGACAGCTTTGGGACTGAATTCTTCTCAAGTTCAGTATGTGATCAATATAGATGCTTCACTTCTGGGTGCTCACTTCTTTCTGACAGCATCTTGGAGCAGTTCCCCCTGAAAGTGGAGATTTCCATGAAATGGTGTGCCAGGCCTGCATGAAACGTTGCCATTTCCTATGGGCTTATGCACCCCAATTAGCAGGTAAAGAAAGTCAAGAGATCTGAGCCAGTACTGTGTGAGCATGTATTTCTCATACATGGTTGGTTAATGACATAATACTGGTTTTAAGTGGTTGGAGAAATGATACTCATTAATTATATTGGACAATCACCTTCAGCAGTGGAACATGGGGGATGGCAGTAATTTGtgtaaaaaaccccagcagttTTCATTCTTAAATCTTGATTCAGTGCTGCTTGCTTTTAGTTACTTTATCAAAGATGTCTAGCACAAAATGGGTGAAGATTTAGTACATGACTCAAGGAACTTAATTTCTAAACTGGATCAAAGAACTGAAGAGCCATCCTAAGGGAAGCAGTGAGACAAGCACTTCTTACAGACGCTCTGAGCAGCAAAGAGTGAATGGCAGAGTGACCTGGAATGAATATGTTTAACATTAATCTGGgtagggctggggctgtgctcaggacACACGTTCCCTGTGATCACGCCAGCTCTGTGGACTTAAAAGAATAGGTGACTTGAATTCTGTAGAAAGAACTAGTTTCTCACAGTCTCCTAAAATTACTGCTTGTGTCAGCTGCTGATGGATTTGTTGTGTGCCCAAAATTTCAATGGTATTTTTAAGGTTGGCTACCTgaagttcttttccttttaatgtaAATAGTACTGAACAAGgtgtttgcttttggttttcctcCTTCTAACCAGCTTTGTCACAGGGCACATTCTTGAACTGGCATCAAACAGAAACTTGTTTTAAATAAGAGATTAGCATAGTTAATCTGGGGTAGTGTTTTTGAGGTGTGtttggagaaaatgaaaaactccAACACAGTCACGTGACAAAAAAAGCACATGACAGTTACTGAAGCTGTGATAGCTTGCACGGGGTGTCAAGAAGGAGAAGCATCTTAGTGAAGAAcctcttccctcttctctctCCTAGGGCTTAGATTTTGGGAAGCAGAGTGTTTTAGAATAGGAGAAGCTGAGAGAATGTCTGTAGTGGTCTGTACTTTTTCTGGcacagtatttttatttgtggGTATGTATCTTCCAGTTCCTCCTTTGACCAAAGCGAGCTCCCTTGAAGATGAAGGGATTGTCCTGAAAGTAGAGGAAAGTgaagagcagaagaaagaaataaaaaaagaagctgGAGTGGAACACCATGAcacaaaggaggaaaagcaaTTGGAACAGTTTAATGAACCATCCACTAGCTCTGGATCTGCCTGTACTGAGGTAAAATGTGCCTTCTGCTCTGACCTGCACATCCTCGTGCTGCTGACAGTTGAAGTGAAGCCCACCTCACTCTGTACAGGCTTAGGGAAGGATGTTCAGTCTGTTCCCATGTTCCTCTTCAGTCCTGCAGTCTCTGTGGAGCACAGTGTGAgctgtggagcagggctgtCAAGAGATGTAATGTCTGTTTGCAGATGGGCTTCATCTGTCCCTTCTTCTCAGCCACCTGGCCAGTACACTGAGGTCACTTCTCTTTGTTCCAATACACGGTGTAACTGCACTTGCATGATGGTCCAGCTCTGAGTTCTTAAATATTTACAGTTTTTGCAGAAAATTTATACAGAAATTTCCCATGGAGATTGCTGAAACCACATCAGAATTCTCATGTGGATGGTAATATAGgttgtttataaaaataaatgtgtttgagacaaaagaaaattcctgccTAAGGAGAAGGATGTGCCAAAAAGAACAGGGTCTCTTTGAAGTGATGTTACAGAGTATTGAACACTCTCATTTTATTTCAGGTAGTTACTAAGAGTGAGGAGCTCATCTGCAAGCTGAAAGAGCTCCAAAGCAAGCCATTTGTAAAAAAAGATACTGCCACCTTTTGGCCATCCAGCTGGAGGAGCAAATTATGCACTTGTGAAGACTGTTTGGTATGTATGTTCTCTTCATATGTATGTATGCTTGGTATGTATGTTCTCTTCATATGTATGTATGCTTGGTATGTATGTTCTCTTCATTACCATCACATatgtgggacaggcagggaggagCTCCCAGACTGTCATTGAGGAGAAGCTTTAGGTAAAATCTGTGTGAATGTTCTTAATGCTGAAACCTCACTTCTTTCCACCTAAAGATTCACATTGAATCCTGTGGGATTAACATAGCAGGAAAGGGTTTCTaaatgtttgtattttctttgctgctttaatCCAGTATTGCTTGGAAGTTGTTAAGAGAAGAATTCTGAAACACTGGATACAGATTCAccttattatttttattgttgttatttGTGATACTGAATACAACGAGGACTGGGGGAGAGCACCTCCATCTGAGAAGTTTTGTCACATAAATTTCACTTTATTCTCCAGAAAATGTATTCAGAGCTTGAAGTCCAGTTCCTGACAGATGAATGTGACACTGTCTTGGCCTATGAAAATAAAGGTACCAGTGACCAAGAGACAGAGAGGAGAGATCCTTTAATGGACACCCTTAACAGTATGAACAGAGTGCAGCAAGTGGAACTCATCTGTGGTAAATACAACTTCATTTTTAGAGTCTCCCTGAACATGCTTTACCTGAACAGTTTGCCTCAAGAGATTGATGTCTAGTGTGTAGTGTCAAACTACTTTTTAAGTAACATGCAGACAACTGTATGACAGGTTGCACACCTCAGTCAGGATTGGTCCTCTCTGGCCCATCATGACAACTGTAATTTACAGTGAGACACTGGATGGTGTGTGAACTTTCACCCTGTTTAAAATCTTAGATACTGTAATGATAGTGATATATTGTAATGTGAATATTTAAACATTAATTTGAACTTCTGCTGTCTGGCTGATTTATATTGCCCTATGCTGTTGTTTGGCAATCTCCTGTTGGCTGGGGAGTGCCAGCCAGGCGtcccctgtggctctgctgcagagcacagtgaCAAGGCAGTGCTGAGGTGTTTTACACGTGGAGCTGTttctctgctccagccagggctctgcactcTGGCAAGGACAGTGTCCCAGTCCCCACTTACAGGCTGCACCTTCCCACCACACCCCACACGTGCTTTTGTGGGggaagctgggagcagggccagtCTGTTGGTTACCTGTACTAATTCACTCACTGATCTCTGTACCTTTCTCTGAAATCAACCCAAACAGACACTCACACTGCATCGGTTAGTCTCATAAATGATTAGGCTTCTCATgtttacattattattatttataatctAATTCAAACCTAGATTTGTCTGAATTAAGCCTAACAAATGACAAGAGGAAGTAGAACAAGTTGTGTTCTTGAGCCAGTGGTAAACTAAAACTGAGTATCTTACTGttgttttctttgcctttgcTTTGCCATCCAGAATACAATGATTTAAAGACAGAACTGACTGACTATCTCAGGAGGTTTGCAGATGAGGGAACGGTAAGGTGCAACTTTCAGAATTTGTTTgccagaaaatgtgttttaaagaaCTGCTGAGGGCTGGGTGGTGAATACCATGATGTTCTGTTGTAAtgttttttcttgtctcttGAGTTGCTGGTACTACAGTAGAAATCTGAAATCGCTTATTTGATTTGAGGTTAACAATTCTTTAATGATATTGTTGAGAGATAATGGGAACTTTACATAAATCTATCTGCAAGGTACTGAGAGCAGTTCTTAGATTAAAATGAAACTTCTGTTGCTCTCTGTTGCTCTAGGTAAGATATTCaggaagaaaagcttttaaCCTTTCTGGTTTTTCTTAGATTGACTCTAAACCCTTAAAAGAATAAGGACTGACCATGATTGTCAGTCTTGCCAGTTGTTTTCCTGCAGAGATTTGCATGCCATCATTAAATATCACTTGCATTTTGTTGGCTGACTTGCTGTATTGCTATTCTTAGTTACATTGGAATGACCCTGAAGCAAGCTAATGAAAATCTTGCTTTGTGTTAAATTTTCTGATGATAAAAGCAAGAGGTCAAAGTCATTAAAATACCATTGGGAACTTTGGTCCTGTCTTTGCTCTGCCTTTGGGGAGCTCATTTCCCTGTTTGTATTATCTACAATAGAATTTGGGCATTAATCCTCTCCTTCAGGTGCAACAGGAAAGCTGTTCCAGAGAAATTTCAGAGtatttgcttttctgtgctttatGTATTATGTGTGGAGATAAAACAGGATTCTTTAATTAAGCTCTTCCACCACAACTTGGGTTTCATGCTGCTTCTCCTAGGTGGTTAAAAGAGAAGACATTCAGCACTTCTTTGAAGAATTTCAGTCTCGGAAAAGGCGACGGACTAACAGGATGCAGTACTACTGTAGTTAGACTGAGAGGGGTTTGGGTCTGAAAGGACAACTGGCAAAACAATGTTCACTGGCAAACAGAAAAGGCATCTTCAGTTTTTGGCTTCTCATCAAAATCCAGCTGTCCAAGAAACATCATCATTTTGTCTTATACTTCCTTCATTTGTAGCACCTAAAACATGTTCTTAACAAATCCTTACATGGCACGTAGAGGGATTTCAGTACCGATGGACTTGGCATTCCCGGCAAAGCCGGCCGTGTCTCCAGGGGAGGAGGGCGGCTACCGGAGCAGCGTGTGCTGCCGCTCCCCTGGTTACTgccggggctggagctgtgcctgtgctaaACCCGCCCGGCCtccgccctgccctgccctgccctgcccctcgcTCCCGGCTCTCCTGCCGGAatggctctgcctcctcccGTGGGGCTGCAGCCATTCCGGTGAGGGCCCAGCACCGAggagctgcctgtccctgccctgtcgcGGCCCCTCCGGGGCtgggggccgggctgggctgaaCCAGCGCTGCTGCCTGCCCGCTCCCGTTCCCCGGGCTGCTTGCAAATGGGAAAGCTGAGCTTAGGCTTGATGCAACACAGTGTTCTGTCTGGTTTTATACATTAAAAATCTTATTTCTAGTATTGGACAGGGATGATTtctgtggttaaaaaaaaaattcagatgatCTTAATTTGCTCATCAGAACTAGGAGGAGGTACTAAATTACAAACTAAGCATGGGGGGGTTTGTTATatgctttgattttaaaaattagccTACAGCAAATTCTTCTACTTTATAAATGTTGCTGAAAACACTGCAGCATCCTGGTATGTTGCTACAGTATGGAATGTTCTTTTTATAACCACTGTGATAATCATGGGACAGGAGATGTTTCACTGACTTTTAAGACTACACGTAgctgcaattaaaaattaagattttgtaAGTTTGGAGCCTAATGTAGTTAGACCCCAAAACATACATTAAATTTCTAGTTTTTGAGGATTTCTATATCATGGGGTACTATTCTGCCTTTCCATGTTAATggtttttgaaaagcaaaggtAGACTTTTATCATTCTCACTATTAACTATTTCTGACCATTTTATTTACAAACAGTAGTTTAGCATAGATGCTCAGCTGAGCAGCTTCATAGAACATAGactatgctgagttggaagggacccagcaGGATCATCACATCcaactccctgccctgcacaggacaccccaagagtcacatcatgtgcctgagagcagtgtccaaacacttcttgaactctgtcaggctggtgctgtgaccactgcgctggggagcctgttcagtgcccaaccaccctctgggtaaAAAGCTCATCtctgatatccaacctgaacctcccctgacacaagttcaggccattccctcagtcctgtcactgggcaccacagggaggagatcagtgtctgcccctcctcttcccctcacaggAAGCTCCAACTGCAGtggggtctcccctcagtctccccCAGGCTGAagagaccaagtgacctcagcccctcctcacatggcttcccctcaaggcccttcaagGTCCTcctggccctcctttggacactctttGACAGCTTTGTATCTATTTTATATTGTGGtacccagaactgcccccagggctcaaggtgaggctgccccagtgcagaacagagcaggacaatcccctcccttgcctggctggtgatgctggaCCTGGTGCACCCCAGGACATgggtggccctcctggctgccaggggaCTGCTGACTCATGCTCAATGTGCCATCGACCCCCAGGGCCCTTTCctatttgcttttaaatttaactCTGGGTATTGCACATGCTCTTTTTTTGGTAGCAACTGTTACAGGAGCTGTAACTGCACATCTAACTACAatataaaaagattaaaataacttttcacTGTGTACTGTCTTGTtttctctcagtgctgctgtagTGTTACATCCTCGAACCAGGCAGAGGGAGCCCAGTGATGACTTGTTAGCCAAGCCACCAAGGTGCATAATGGGAGCTAATCAAACCCAAGATTTCTAGACCTTTGTTTCTACCTGACCCAGGTGTGAAACAAGGGATGGCAGCCTGCTGGCAAGTACAGTTTAGAGCAGGACAGGGTCATGTTTCCTCTGTGTTGCAGTTTCTGTAACTCAGTGGGGGAAGGGTACCCAAAGGCAATTGTGTCTTCCACAGGAAAGGCCCCAGTGATCACAGAAATGCTTTATGGCCCAGTGCCAGCCTTGCTGTGATTAAGAAAATACAGCAGTGATGGAAGGAGTGAGTTCAAATGTAGAATTCCTGTGGCTCCAGttgcagagcacagggccagATGAGAACTGTCCATTCCTGGCATCAGCCTGTACGGAAGCAGGGTGCACCTGAGGGGACCGAGCTCCAAGTCTCCCTTTCCAATGCAAAAAGCCTCCCCTAAGCAAAGGGACATCAGGCATCCTCGCCTCCTCTGAGGCTGGCAGGCTTAGAAGCACTGTTCCAAAGTGAGAGCCTgtaagaaaaaatgttaaaattgtCTAATTTAGGAAGCTCCTAGAACTCGTCTTCCTGGGTGTGGGAGTGAAGGTGTCAGTAATTAACATGTGGGACCACACAGTTCTCCCTCTCCTACCCCACCTGTGCTCCGTGTCAGGATGTAGCCCACAGTATTTTGCTCTTGTACACCAGAGTGGGACCAGGCCAGATGACACTTCTGAACTTCAGTCATTGCTCTGAAGCAGTGAGGCACTTGTTCCTGAGACACAGATGTAATGAATTGTCAGCTGGAATAGTTGGCAGGGAAACTGcagcctgggaatgctgggtACAGAACATCTGTCCAGCTGCTCTGATGAGAAAATGAACACCCGCTTTCTTGCACGCAGGGCTGCGGCCCAAGGCCCAGCTCAGAGCGGCCCCACTGCCTTTCACAAGGCATGGCCTCAGGCAGGCAGGCCCCAGCCAGAGCTCACAGAACTACTTCACTGAAATGCTTTTCACTTGTATTAACTGCCTGATCAGAGTGACTCATTTCAAATCCCTCTTTTACACTGGTTGATACCACGTCTTTGGTGTTCACAGCATTATTGCAccccttttttcccaaaagCCTTTTCACTTTATTGCTGGGCACCTCTCTCCTGGCCCCGCTCACTGCAGCCTGGAGTGAGCAGGGAAGGGTGCTGGGTGCAGCCAGGACCAGCAGCTCAGGGGAAGCAGCCACACAA is part of the Molothrus aeneus isolate 106 chromosome 6, BPBGC_Maene_1.0, whole genome shotgun sequence genome and harbors:
- the UBR7 gene encoding putative E3 ubiquitin-protein ligase UBR7 → MEAAAPEGAEPGSGGSGAEEPVVSLAEVLAENEELEKEARAVLGGSDHERCSYSQGAVKRQALYACSTCTPPGAEPAGICLACSYECHGTHRLFELYTKRNFRCDCGNSKFKNLQCKLLPEKGKVNPGNKYNDNFYGLYCICKRPYPDPEDEIPDEMIQCIVCEDWFHGRHLGAVPPESGDFHEMVCQACMKRCHFLWAYAPQLAVPPLTKASSLEDEGIVLKVEESEEQKKEIKKEAGVEHHDTKEEKQLEQFNEPSTSSGSACTEVVTKSEELICKLKELQSKPFVKKDTATFWPSSWRSKLCTCEDCLKMYSELEVQFLTDECDTVLAYENKGTSDQETERRDPLMDTLNSMNRVQQVELICEYNDLKTELTDYLRRFADEGTVVKREDIQHFFEEFQSRKRRRTNRMQYYCS